In bacterium, a single window of DNA contains:
- a CDS encoding ABC transporter permease — MKTSKSRILKIFQKEILHIIRGRMLPLLVVAPILQMLVFGYVVTTEIKHISIMVVDRSLSSYSRLLISKFSNVEYFDLKSVSKDKNDIQMALTKGDVKCVLSIPENFEEKIKKGEKTSLQFITDGSNSNVGSAAINYGSIIIYNFSKEIFSDKMRQFGNIIGHIPDITIEERILFNPELKSTDTMIPGIIGLILIIVTMVIASLSLVKEKEYGNIEQLIVTPIKPYELLLGKIIPYIIIGLIDVVFITVAGILMFHVPFRGNILLLLLLSLLAIFVNLGIGTFISTISATQQQAMISAMFFMLPNMLLSGFIFPIKNMPQIIQYITYIMPLRYYIVILRGIFLKGLTFMELLPEVTALFIYGLVVSVLALKKFKKTVG, encoded by the coding sequence ATGAAAACAAGCAAAAGCAGAATATTGAAAATATTTCAAAAAGAAATCCTGCATATAATAAGGGGACGTATGCTGCCGCTTCTTGTAGTTGCGCCAATCCTTCAGATGCTTGTATTCGGGTATGTCGTTACGACGGAAATTAAACATATCTCCATAATGGTAGTGGATAGGAGTTTGAGCTCTTATTCAAGACTTCTGATTTCTAAGTTTTCCAATGTAGAATATTTTGACCTGAAATCCGTCTCAAAAGATAAAAATGATATACAAATGGCTTTAACTAAAGGTGATGTGAAATGTGTTTTAAGCATACCTGAAAATTTTGAGGAGAAAATAAAAAAAGGAGAAAAAACGAGTTTGCAGTTTATTACCGATGGAAGCAACTCCAATGTCGGCAGCGCAGCAATTAATTACGGTTCAATTATAATTTATAATTTTTCAAAAGAAATCTTTAGTGATAAAATGAGACAGTTCGGAAACATTATAGGTCATATCCCTGATATAACTATTGAAGAAAGAATATTGTTTAACCCGGAACTCAAAAGCACGGATACGATGATACCCGGGATTATCGGGCTTATACTTATAATAGTTACAATGGTTATCGCCTCTCTTTCTCTTGTTAAGGAAAAAGAATACGGGAACATAGAACAACTTATCGTTACCCCTATAAAACCTTACGAACTTCTTCTGGGAAAAATTATCCCGTATATAATAATCGGCCTTATAGATGTCGTGTTTATAACGGTTGCAGGAATCCTTATGTTTCATGTGCCTTTCAGGGGAAATATTCTGCTTTTGCTTCTTCTTTCTTTGCTTGCGATATTCGTAAATCTTGGTATCGGCACTTTCATATCGACTATTTCCGCGACTCAACAGCAGGCAATGATAAGCGCAATGTTCTTTATGCTTCCCAATATGCTCCTATCGGGGTTTATCTTCCCGATAAAAAATATGCCCCAGATTATACAATATATAACCTACATAATGCCGTTGAGATATTATATTGTAATATTAAGGGGTATATTCTTGAAAGGATTGACCTTTATGGAATTACTGCCCGAAGTAACGGCGCTTTTCATATATGGGCTTGTCGTCTCCGTACTTGCCCTCAAAAAATTCAAAAAAACGGTAGGTTAA
- the ruvX gene encoding Holliday junction resolvase RuvX — MPEQRILAIDYGEKRIGLAISIPGFKMVEPLKTLESKKLWEGLEEVFQQYDIKTVVVGLPLRTDGKDDKTTTKAREFAKAIQLKFNINVELWDERYSTVDVENILKDLGKHPSKEKGNIDKYAATLILEEYLASLP; from the coding sequence ATGCCCGAACAACGAATTCTTGCAATTGACTACGGGGAAAAGAGGATAGGGTTAGCGATTTCAATACCGGGATTCAAAATGGTTGAACCGTTGAAAACTCTGGAAAGCAAGAAATTATGGGAAGGGTTGGAAGAAGTATTTCAACAATATGATATCAAAACGGTAGTTGTCGGGCTTCCATTGAGAACGGATGGGAAAGATGACAAAACCACTACAAAAGCAAGAGAATTCGCGAAAGCGATTCAACTTAAATTCAATATCAATGTTGAATTATGGGATGAGAGATACAGCACCGTAGATGTAGAAAACATATTGAAAGACCTCGGAAAACATCCATCTAAAGAAAAAGGGAACATAGATAAGTATGCCGCTACGCTGATACTTGAAGAATATCTTGCTTCTCTGCCGTAG
- a CDS encoding TrkA family potassium uptake protein: MGQYAVIGLGNFGMAVANALIKKGMQVIGIDKDGKKVEQAAELVTKALEMDATDIEALKESGVAAVDAAIVGMGDDISSSILVTLSLKELGVPIVITKATTPLQGKVLEKVGATRVIYAEQEMGEKVAEWLIEPDIFEHIKLAPDYSIVETEVPDTFVGRNIEKLEIRTKYGVQIIAIKRKQGQIQIRKDGKLEPTGEGENIIIAPSPKTELIKFDRLVIIGSNKDIERLGKIK, from the coding sequence ATGGGACAATATGCAGTTATTGGATTAGGAAATTTTGGAATGGCAGTAGCAAATGCTTTAATCAAAAAAGGAATGCAGGTAATAGGCATAGATAAAGACGGTAAAAAAGTAGAACAGGCGGCAGAATTAGTAACAAAAGCGCTTGAAATGGACGCAACGGATATAGAAGCACTTAAGGAAAGCGGTGTAGCCGCAGTAGATGCAGCAATTGTCGGAATGGGAGACGATATTTCTTCAAGCATACTGGTTACGCTTTCTTTAAAAGAATTAGGCGTGCCAATTGTTATTACAAAAGCGACTACACCATTACAAGGAAAAGTATTGGAAAAAGTAGGCGCAACAAGAGTAATTTATGCCGAGCAGGAAATGGGCGAAAAGGTAGCCGAATGGCTTATTGAACCGGATATTTTTGAGCATATAAAACTTGCGCCTGATTATTCGATAGTAGAAACGGAAGTGCCGGATACTTTTGTGGGCCGCAACATTGAAAAATTGGAAATAAGAACAAAATATGGGGTACAGATTATAGCAATAAAAAGAAAACAGGGACAAATCCAAATAAGAAAAGACGGAAAATTAGAGCCCACCGGGGAAGGCGAGAATATTATAATTGCACCATCCCCAAAAACCGAGTTGATAAAATTCGACAGACTTGTAATAATCGGGTCAAATAAAGATATAGAACGATTAGGCAAGATAAAATAA
- a CDS encoding RnfABCDGE type electron transport complex subunit A, giving the protein MQSLFLIFISAFLVNNIVLMRFLGLCPWLGVSNRIGPALGMSVAVIFVMLLSSSVTWIIYNFLLLPMGLVYLRTMVFVLVIGTLVQFVDLFLKKNRPALYKSLGIYLPLMATNCIILGAAFLIIDYNYNFIQSIVFTLGVSLGFMLAMIMLSSVRERIDTADIPPSLRGAPIAFITASLMSLAFLGFSGLFGL; this is encoded by the coding sequence ATGCAATCATTATTTTTAATTTTTATATCTGCTTTTCTTGTAAACAACATTGTTTTAATGCGTTTCCTCGGGTTATGTCCATGGCTTGGAGTATCTAATCGTATTGGTCCTGCTCTAGGAATGTCAGTTGCGGTCATATTTGTAATGCTTTTATCTTCGTCCGTTACATGGATTATTTATAATTTTTTACTGCTTCCAATGGGACTGGTATACTTGAGAACGATGGTTTTCGTGCTTGTTATCGGCACACTTGTGCAGTTTGTGGATTTATTTTTGAAGAAAAATAGACCTGCGTTATATAAATCATTGGGAATATACCTCCCATTAATGGCAACAAATTGTATAATTCTTGGCGCAGCTTTTTTAATAATCGATTATAATTATAATTTCATACAGAGTATAGTTTTCACATTAGGCGTTTCGCTAGGGTTTATGCTGGCGATGATTATGCTTTCGAGCGTAAGAGAACGAATAGACACCGCAGACATTCCACCTTCTTTAAGAGGCGCACCAATTGCTTTCATAACGGCTTCGCTGATGTCACTTGCATTTCTTGGTTTTAGCGGGTTATTTGGGCTTTAA
- a CDS encoding electron transport complex subunit E: protein MMIARRINAWKHFSNGVTINNPVLVLMLGLCSVIAVSTNVLNALGMGIAFTFVMVCSNVLISLIRNVIPDAIRIPVFIVIISTFVTITDYVLQAFMPVIHSQLGIFLPLIAINCIVFGRAESFASKNNPIASLFDGFGIGIGFTIVIFLMGAIREILGNGTICGKVVLGKAFAASPIAFMILPPGGFLVIAFLMGMRNWLSNKEKK from the coding sequence ATGATGATTGCAAGAAGAATAAATGCCTGGAAACATTTTAGTAATGGAGTAACGATAAACAATCCCGTTCTTGTATTAATGCTGGGATTATGTTCCGTTATTGCCGTATCCACGAATGTTTTAAACGCGCTCGGGATGGGAATTGCTTTCACTTTTGTTATGGTATGTTCTAATGTTTTAATATCACTAATAAGAAACGTTATCCCGGATGCGATAAGGATTCCGGTATTTATCGTTATTATATCAACTTTTGTTACGATTACGGATTATGTTTTGCAAGCATTTATGCCTGTTATTCATTCTCAACTCGGCATTTTCTTGCCGTTAATTGCAATAAATTGTATAGTGTTTGGACGGGCGGAATCTTTTGCCTCCAAAAACAACCCCATTGCTTCTTTATTTGACGGATTTGGAATCGGAATCGGGTTTACAATCGTCATATTTTTAATGGGCGCAATAAGAGAAATATTGGGAAACGGGACGATATGCGGGAAAGTGGTTTTAGGTAAAGCGTTTGCGGCATCACCGATAGCATTTATGATACTTCCTCCCGGTGGATTTCTTGTAATAGCTTTTTTAATGGGAATGAGAAACTGGCTTTCTAATAAGGAGAAAAAGTAA
- a CDS encoding TrkH family potassium uptake protein, producing MVKWFTPSKIIFIGFLTLGLVGGILFTLPISSPQGKECSFVDGLFTAVSSVCVTGLNIKDTPNDFTTFGQIVMLLLIQIGGIGYMSIAALLFFLLRRRFSVRQTTLTEESIGYSSGEIQKFMVKLIKITVTFELIGAVILSTYFAVKGIPGAIFKGIFHSVSAFCNAGFSLFSDNLCSFVDSPVIVLTIGFLIISGGLGFVVWKDIRENILHKKRLDLNAKLVIITTLILLGIGIIGVLAFEWSGTLGAFPVKTKILASFFQSVTPRTAGFQVVNVGNYQSATLLLTIILMFIGASPGGTGGGIKTTSAATIWLCLVAFMKKKRDIVCFNRKMGHVNIEKVYAVTFTAILVVITGIMILTLSEKGQSFVALVFEDVSAFGTVGLSMGSKINPYCSLAYDFTDIGKIVLIITMLIGRVGPIIVGTLFLPLPEREIIKYPKDEVLVG from the coding sequence ATGGTTAAATGGTTTACTCCTTCTAAAATTATTTTCATTGGTTTTTTAACTTTGGGACTGGTAGGCGGCATATTATTTACATTACCAATTTCCTCTCCCCAGGGAAAAGAATGTAGTTTTGTAGATGGTTTATTTACCGCGGTTTCTTCCGTGTGTGTAACCGGGCTTAATATTAAAGATACTCCCAACGATTTTACCACTTTTGGGCAAATAGTTATGCTTTTGTTAATACAAATAGGCGGTATAGGATATATGAGCATAGCGGCATTATTGTTTTTCCTACTTAGAAGACGGTTTTCCGTTCGACAAACCACTTTAACGGAAGAATCCATAGGATATTCTTCGGGTGAGATACAAAAATTTATGGTAAAACTCATTAAAATTACGGTAACTTTCGAGTTAATAGGAGCCGTTATATTAAGTACTTATTTTGCAGTAAAAGGAATTCCCGGAGCTATTTTTAAAGGTATATTCCATTCGGTAAGCGCATTTTGCAATGCAGGGTTTTCGTTATTTTCAGATAATTTATGTAGTTTCGTAGACTCGCCGGTAATCGTTTTAACAATAGGGTTTCTTATTATATCCGGGGGATTAGGTTTCGTTGTATGGAAAGACATAAGGGAGAATATACTTCACAAGAAAAGGCTTGATCTAAATGCAAAACTCGTTATAATTACAACTCTAATATTGCTAGGTATAGGAATAATCGGGGTTCTTGCATTTGAATGGTCAGGAACTTTAGGGGCATTTCCCGTAAAGACGAAGATTCTGGCATCCTTTTTCCAGTCCGTTACTCCAAGGACAGCAGGGTTTCAGGTAGTTAACGTAGGAAATTACCAATCCGCAACCCTTTTGCTCACTATAATTTTAATGTTTATCGGAGCATCTCCCGGGGGAACCGGTGGAGGTATAAAAACGACAAGCGCCGCAACTATATGGCTTTGTTTGGTAGCGTTTATGAAGAAAAAACGTGATATAGTTTGTTTCAACAGAAAGATGGGGCACGTGAATATTGAAAAAGTTTATGCCGTTACGTTTACGGCGATACTGGTCGTGATTACAGGTATAATGATACTTACCCTTTCCGAGAAAGGGCAGTCGTTTGTTGCTCTTGTTTTTGAAGACGTATCTGCATTTGGCACGGTAGGTTTGTCAATGGGGTCAAAAATTAATCCCTATTGCAGTCTTGCTTATGATTTTACTGATATAGGTAAAATAGTTCTTATTATAACTATGTTAATTGGCAGAGTGGGGCCAATTATTGTAGGAACACTATTTTTACCATTACCGGAAAGAGAAATAATAAAATATCCAAAAGATGAAGTTTTGGTAGGATAA
- a CDS encoding TldD/PmbA family protein, with protein sequence MKNFAKSVVSKFPKNIEYGDVRVILENSERMMVKNGQVEAISSSEDLGFGIRVLLNGSWGFASSFKMDNAGIDNIMKQAIDIAKASSLAKNVTGVKLSGVKPVTGEYTTPYKEDPFKLSFEEKISLLLEADKILRKENVKISSSHLTFRRIYKIFASTEGSFIEQTVLVSGGGINAIAIKDGEMQNRSYGNYGTSGYEFVRDLKLVENAPRVQKEACELLTAEPCPSGSNTIILDSEQLVLQVHESIGHAVELDRVFGTEASYAGTSFVTTEKLDKFKYGSEIVNITANAMTKDGLGTAGWDDEGVPAQVTPIIRNGIFVGYLSSRESASIIGRNSSGAMRADGWDRIPIIRMTNVNMEPGSWKLEDLIADTKDGLFLQSNKSWSIDDMRENFQFGTEYAQKIKNGKLCGAIKDATYTGYTPEFWGNCDAICNADYWQIHGVTNCGKGEPGQTMFVGHGTTPARFRNVKTGIFRKK encoded by the coding sequence ATGAAAAATTTTGCTAAATCCGTAGTGTCAAAATTCCCGAAAAATATTGAATACGGGGATGTTAGGGTTATATTAGAAAATTCCGAACGTATGATGGTAAAGAACGGGCAAGTTGAAGCCATAAGTAGTTCGGAAGATTTGGGATTCGGAATTCGTGTTTTATTAAACGGAAGCTGGGGATTTGCAAGCAGTTTCAAAATGGATAACGCCGGTATAGACAATATTATGAAACAAGCCATTGACATAGCAAAAGCCTCGTCTCTTGCAAAAAACGTTACCGGGGTAAAATTGTCCGGAGTTAAGCCCGTTACCGGTGAATACACCACTCCTTACAAAGAAGACCCGTTTAAGTTATCTTTCGAAGAGAAAATTTCATTATTACTGGAAGCGGATAAGATTTTACGAAAGGAAAACGTTAAAATATCTTCCTCGCATCTTACTTTTCGACGTATTTACAAGATATTTGCTTCAACCGAAGGTTCATTTATAGAGCAGACGGTTTTAGTTTCCGGTGGAGGGATTAATGCCATAGCCATAAAAGACGGGGAAATGCAAAACCGTTCCTATGGAAATTATGGAACATCCGGGTACGAGTTTGTACGTGACTTAAAATTAGTTGAAAATGCACCCCGCGTCCAGAAAGAAGCTTGTGAATTGTTAACTGCGGAACCCTGCCCCTCGGGAAGCAATACGATAATATTAGACAGCGAACAGCTTGTGCTGCAGGTTCACGAATCTATCGGGCATGCGGTTGAGCTTGACAGAGTTTTTGGAACGGAAGCTTCTTATGCGGGAACTTCTTTTGTTACTACAGAGAAGTTGGATAAATTCAAATACGGGTCTGAAATCGTAAACATAACGGCAAATGCTATGACAAAAGACGGGTTAGGAACGGCGGGATGGGACGATGAAGGCGTGCCTGCTCAAGTTACTCCTATAATAAGAAATGGTATATTCGTAGGATATTTATCTTCACGTGAATCGGCTTCTATAATTGGGAGAAATAGTTCAGGCGCCATGAGAGCAGACGGTTGGGACCGCATTCCCATAATAAGAATGACAAACGTAAATATGGAACCCGGCAGCTGGAAACTTGAAGACCTTATTGCAGATACAAAAGACGGTTTGTTTTTACAATCCAACAAATCCTGGAGTATAGACGATATGCGGGAAAACTTCCAGTTTGGAACAGAATATGCACAAAAGATAAAGAACGGAAAATTGTGTGGGGCAATAAAAGATGCTACTTATACAGGATATACACCCGAATTCTGGGGAAATTGTGATGCAATCTGTAATGCCGATTACTGGCAAATACACGGTGTAACAAATTGCGGGAAAGGCGAACCGGGACAAACAATGTTTGTTGGGCATGGAACTACACCGGCAAGATTCAGAAACGTAAAAACGGGAATATTCAGGAAGAAATAA